A portion of the Ferrimonas lipolytica genome contains these proteins:
- a CDS encoding Na+/H+ antiporter NhaC family protein, which translates to MVSYEFNNTIFALLPPLVAIAMAVVTRKVLLSLGLGIIVGILMHTGFAPMEALSDLAGRVQGLFWGEDGIDTWNVPLLGFLLVLGMTIALINVSGAARAFALWARRRIKTKRHARLMTMALGMIIFIDDYFNTLSVGSVAKPVADDHKVSREELSYGVDSTAAPVCVMAPISSWGAYIVGLIGTVFAAREITDIGPLNAFLEMIPMNLYAIFALATLFCVIIFDIQFGPMRAAVARTEATGELWDTSKGNPPGVDNDLQEADNGSVWGLFLPILSLVVASVYFMLASGAANLGDTPFTVMGALENTDTTMALFNASLVSLTVAFGVVFYQRLAAATVAKALFSGAASMKEAVYILLFAWTIAGVIGDLETGKYLASLVQTSMPMWLLPLLIFVLAGVTAFSTGSSWGTFAIMLPIAADVALAADVAMLLPLMAAVLAGAVFGDHCSPISDTTVLSGTGAGCHHIDHVTTQLPYALTVAAIASVGYLVIGITGSATFGFAASTVALFVAITALRRIAQ; encoded by the coding sequence ATGGTTTCATACGAATTTAACAACACGATTTTTGCTCTACTGCCACCACTGGTTGCCATTGCTATGGCTGTGGTTACCCGCAAAGTATTACTCTCTCTTGGCTTAGGCATCATTGTCGGCATTTTAATGCACACCGGTTTCGCCCCAATGGAAGCGCTCAGCGATCTGGCTGGCCGAGTTCAAGGGTTATTCTGGGGTGAAGACGGTATCGATACCTGGAACGTGCCATTATTAGGCTTCTTGTTGGTATTAGGTATGACCATCGCGCTTATTAACGTCTCTGGTGCCGCTCGTGCCTTTGCTCTGTGGGCTCGCCGTCGCATTAAAACCAAGCGTCACGCCCGTTTAATGACTATGGCTCTGGGCATGATTATCTTTATTGATGATTACTTTAATACTCTGTCTGTTGGTTCGGTTGCCAAGCCAGTAGCGGACGATCATAAGGTTTCGCGTGAAGAGCTGTCTTACGGTGTCGATTCCACTGCGGCTCCGGTATGTGTCATGGCTCCTATCTCCTCATGGGGCGCCTACATCGTTGGCTTGATTGGTACCGTATTTGCCGCCCGAGAGATAACCGATATTGGTCCATTGAACGCCTTCCTTGAGATGATCCCGATGAACCTGTACGCCATTTTTGCTCTGGCGACCCTGTTCTGCGTAATCATCTTTGACATCCAGTTTGGGCCAATGCGTGCTGCCGTTGCCCGTACTGAAGCTACCGGCGAACTGTGGGATACCAGCAAAGGCAATCCACCAGGCGTAGATAATGATTTGCAAGAAGCAGACAACGGCTCGGTTTGGGGGTTGTTCCTGCCTATTCTGTCACTGGTTGTTGCCTCGGTTTACTTTATGTTGGCCTCTGGTGCTGCCAACCTTGGCGATACGCCATTTACCGTAATGGGCGCGCTGGAAAACACCGACACTACTATGGCGCTATTTAATGCCTCTTTGGTGAGCTTAACGGTTGCCTTCGGTGTGGTCTTCTACCAGCGCCTAGCTGCTGCTACCGTAGCGAAAGCCCTGTTTAGCGGCGCAGCGTCGATGAAAGAAGCGGTTTATATTCTGCTGTTCGCATGGACCATCGCTGGCGTAATTGGTGACTTGGAAACCGGTAAGTACTTAGCGTCACTGGTACAAACCAGCATGCCAATGTGGTTGCTGCCATTGCTTATCTTCGTCTTGGCTGGTGTTACCGCATTCTCTACCGGCTCAAGTTGGGGTACCTTTGCCATCATGCTGCCAATTGCAGCCGACGTTGCCTTGGCCGCTGACGTAGCAATGCTATTGCCGTTGATGGCTGCTGTTCTAGCCGGTGCAGTATTTGGCGATCACTGTTCGCCTATCTCCGACACCACCGTGTTGTCTGGTACCGGCGCCGGTTGTCACCACATTGATCACGTTACCACTCAGCTACCGTACGCATTAACCGTAGCAGCTATCGCCTCTGTTGGTTATCTGGTTATTGGTATCACTGGCTCTGCCACC
- a CDS encoding electron transfer flavoprotein subunit alpha/FixB family protein, which translates to MNALLILHRHNHNEWARLLAATAKLNQGFDVIVCGLDADRLPIQPLHGEVLLLPVAAEAGPEVLSELLLPYCQKRSHIVAGTDHWGRDLMPRLAAQLDLPMISEVTAIAGPQQWSRPSWAGAIEQSIVGDGSSVLFTVRPQGFSPVSGDIAKDYQRLSVAELTPLVERTIEPSQSMRPQLTEAKTVIAVGRGACTEQLWPLVEALADKLEAAIGGTRPVIDSGWLPSELQVGQTGQLIAPERYIGLGISGATQHMAGIKQAKTVIAVNQDADAPLMQLADYALTGELDKVLPELLASI; encoded by the coding sequence ATGAACGCGCTGTTGATTTTACACCGCCACAATCACAATGAATGGGCTCGCTTATTGGCGGCAACAGCCAAACTCAATCAAGGGTTCGATGTGATTGTGTGCGGACTGGATGCGGATCGGTTACCTATTCAACCGTTACATGGTGAAGTGCTGTTATTACCGGTTGCAGCTGAGGCAGGCCCAGAGGTGTTGAGTGAGCTGTTGTTGCCTTATTGCCAAAAGCGTAGCCACATTGTCGCTGGTACCGATCACTGGGGCCGAGATTTGATGCCAAGGCTGGCGGCGCAGCTAGATCTACCGATGATTTCAGAAGTCACTGCAATTGCAGGGCCGCAGCAATGGTCGCGACCTAGCTGGGCTGGCGCGATTGAGCAAAGCATCGTTGGTGATGGCAGTTCGGTACTATTTACAGTGCGCCCACAGGGGTTTAGCCCCGTATCCGGTGACATTGCCAAAGATTACCAACGGTTATCGGTGGCGGAGTTAACTCCATTAGTAGAACGCACCATTGAACCGTCCCAGTCTATGCGGCCACAATTAACCGAAGCCAAAACGGTTATTGCCGTGGGGCGCGGGGCCTGTACTGAACAGCTGTGGCCATTGGTTGAAGCCCTCGCCGACAAGCTCGAAGCCGCGATTGGTGGCACCCGACCGGTAATCGATTCTGGTTGGTTGCCGAGTGAGCTGCAGGTTGGCCAAACTGGACAGTTAATTGCACCAGAGCGCTACATCGGTTTAGGCATTTCTGGTGCCACTCAGCATATGGCGGGGATAAAACAAGCAAAAACCGTGATAGCGGTGAACCAAGATGCAGACGCACCGCTGATGCAACTGGCTGATTACGCTTTAACCGGTGAGTTGGACAAAGTTTTACCAGAGTTGCTCGCAAGCATATAA